ATTCCGTTCTCTTTGTAAGGGATGTCCCTAGACTTGACTCTACATCAGAATTaatattgaaagaaataaagacaAAGAATCAACAACAGTCTAAactatgatgaaatgatatatgaaatggatcacatatgaactgcggatatgaaatcaagagaagctatgatcctcgcagttatgaacgcaatttttgcaattgcatagagaagcctgaccacgttgaagtcctgaatttttcaggcttctctacgcaattgcaaaaattgcgttcataactgcgaggatcatagcttcacttgatgtctAAACCATGCTCGTCAAATGGGATCAAAATGTCGAAGACAGATATTTCCATGCCGAATCGCAAGAATTATTTTCAAGTTACAGTACTATAAGCTCATGACTTTGAAGCGTTTGACTCTGGTTAAGAGCCGGGGTTTTCCGAGTTTAAAAGtttccttaaggacggtgcctactaattaaagatatttttgccccggtgtgtgattatgtaggaaatgtaggtcttaacaagtgttattgaaatccaacaagaaaattgggggtaaccacgcatttttcaaagatgattcatgaataatatttgtaaaaagctttagaatacaaagcaatgtatggcgctctttctcaaattgaagcttaattatatctcaaaaatgcatggttacccccaattttctttttgaataccaagagtacttactaagatctacttcctccggatagttttaaaccgcgcaaaaatatccctgtattagtaagcatcaccgctaggaaatccgagtacctggagatgcgcagaacgtatgcgcaataacaatagtagacaccgtccttaatgggTAGCTcgttcgatcttatttttgtccatatttgggcataaaattggtgtgctaaaatccccagctttgtttcaaggaaaagagttgcaagttgcaGACTTCAAGGTCGTGTGCTTCTGcctatatatatacatatatatatctatGTTACAATACCCTATATCTATGTCCAAAACTGCGATCTATATAACCAAATTGCAATATTTATTGACATATATTTAGTTATCGTTTCGTTTCTATATCGACCCGACTTCGTGCACTTTTCTCGAGAAAAACATAACCCTAATGATATATCTCCCAtcttttaagacaaaaatgaaTGCAGCCTTCACATAGCTTACACAGCATGTGGATTGCCTTTGCCTGCGAGGCAATCTGGCCCGGACCCAAAGTATCACGACTCCTACAACAAAAGCGGTCTATTTAGGGATCGAGAGAACACAAGTCTTCAATTCCATCACGTAATCGCTGTCAAATCCATAACCTGATTGATATTGGAACTGACTTGTGTTGACAAAAAAACTGTCAATCATAAAATAGGATAGCCTGAAATAGAAACccgtttttctttttcgattgaTTCGTTGCCGTTTCGTtcgaaataataaaataataaaataataaaataatttaaggTTCTAGGAGCAAAAATTTTCATTCCACAAAATTCTTTGGCCGTTTGCTAGAAATATTCCAGTTAATTGTAATGATATATGTCTTAGTAGGATAGGTGTATTGTgaatattttcctttcagtATCTATGAACGATACAAAGACTGCCTTATCACATTTCCTCTTAAATTTATTTGCGAAATATAATCACTATCGCATAAGCAATACGAACAAGCTCGATATTAGATCTGTGTTATCGGCTGGAATCTGATCCGTCTGCTTCCGCTGTCAACAAACATGTTCGGTAGAAGTCGTagctttattttcaattcaattaattcatttCCTCCTTTTTTATACTCATGGCAATAGTCAAAACTGACAGTTAAGAATTAGAGGATATATAACGCAAAAGGCAAAAATATAGAACTAAGGAGCCACGAAAAAACGTTGTAAGTGTAAGGACGAAGAAAACGTAACGCCTCAACAATGAAGTTAATGTCATGAGGGTTAAGTGGAACTCTGCCAGGCGACACTGCCGCCGCCATGCACGGAAAGACTTTAAAAGGTCAACTGACGGCAGAATAATAAGATTTCAACCTGTTTGAAATAATAGTCCACGGAATGGTAGTCAAGTATAACGTGGAATTAGCAAACACCAACTTGTAGAGGAATATCCTAATTTGAATGAACGCCGGACTCATTTATTGTTAATCAGCAAGTGTTGGGTCGTGACTGAAAAGCAAAGTATAGGAGATATAGGACGTTCATAGATGCCACGGAAGCGCCAAAACTATTCTAGATTTGAAGATTAAGTGATGATTTTAAAtactttccattttttcctAATTTGCACTCTTGGCTATACTGGCTGCAGGAGTAGGTTCTGCCAACTTTCCAGATGCCGGATATTAAGATGCCTATTAATTTACAGAGCCAAAACCGTCATTATTTGGAAATACGCGACACCAAATATCAAAGACGCTTACCGAATAGACTTTCCGAATGAATagatttttctgaaaatattTTACGTTACTTTTTATTAATAAAAAAGGTTAATTCCCTCAGGACTAACCAAGGGTGGTAAGTTAAAGTCGCAGCTGTTTCATTTTTGctttgaaatttttgaaatgcaGTAAGGCTAATCTAACGAAAAACGTTTGTGGAAACAAATGAAGCACAACGAAAAGCGTGATAAAACCGTTACAGAACTAAAAAACCGATACAGAACTAAAAATCCCGAGTCATATACTCATTAGACAGAAATGCAAAAAATTGGTCCAACATCCAATAAGTGCATCGTCCTCAATCATCCAATACAGTTATCGCGGATCACGTAAACAGAAAGGCTACTCTACTGACAATTTAACAATGTTTTAGTCTAATCTGCTAAAGTCAACATTGGAAAATAAGCAACTAGATTCATCAAAATCCTCGATAAGAGAAATGTAAAATACTTAAATAATGACAAATGAATACCAAATTTAAATAGTATACTGCCAACTTGAAGGCTCCAGGCAACCGTTAATATGGCAGCATCTAGTAGCTTGTCCAACTCTGTCATCTTCGTCGGTAGTCCACTTTTCTGCTTTGTTCGATAGAAAACCCCAACAATTAAGGAAGCCCTCAGTTATGTTGAGACTCCCGTACAATAGTTCCTCCACAACGCAAAGGGTAACTCAGCCATTTGGGTCTCCAGACCGATTTTCTGACCCTTTTATCAATGAAGCGTAATGAGGCGTAGCGAAATGAAGCAAACTACTGACAAATGCACGATTCACGGTGTCAAGCAGTTTCCGTATACTCTCGCGAGTGTTTCATGTGGCTTTACGTGCGACACGTTTTCGTTTAACTCGAAGAACCCTGTGTTGGATCTGACTCGGTCGACGACACTTGCATAATTATCTGAAAAGCATCTGACACATTGTATTGCCTTTTCTTCCGGCAACGACACTTTCTAAACTCTTCTCTGAACGCTTTCCTGTATCTTGGAATTCTCCACGCGTAGACAAACGGATTTAAGCTGCAGTTCACCAAAAGAAACTTATTTGCTACATAAAGGAAAAAGCGAAAGCTCTCTCTTAATGCGAAGGACGGTTGAGCTACCAACATATTTTGAGCAATATACTGCGGAGCAAAAGTGACATAAAATAAAATCAGAACAATAAGAAATGCGGAAATCATTCTCCTTTCTCTTTCTCTGTGTACAACTGTCATTTGTTCATCACTTCTGCCAGATATGTTTCGTACTTGTTCGTTATGGCTTCGTAGGGCGTAGTACGTTCTCCAGTAAACTGCAGACAGAACTAAAATAGGAAGTGTGACGTGAAGATGGCAATACAAGAGAACAAAGACGTTCTGGGGCAAAACCATTGCTAAACTAGAAAACAGAAACGAATATATCCAGATGACAGCAATGAAAACTTTGATCTTCTTTGGAGTTACTCGCATTTTATAGCGAAGAGGGGATGATACCGCAAATAAACGATCAAACGCCATCACAGATATCGTACACGACGCTACAATATTTGTGACAACAGCAGCGAAGGTTATCACAAGTCGCGATCCCGACAGTTCTTCTCTTGTTCGGCCGAGAAATAAATTGATGTCATAATAAAGACTTCCACACCCTGTCACCAGCCCTGTTAAAAAATCGGACACACTCAAATTGACCACTAACAATGTAGCAGTCATTCTCCACAACTTCCTTCGATGAATCGTGTAAAGCAAAATAACGTTTGAGAACACGGCTGGTGTAGCCAAAAGAAAGCTCAGAATAATCTGCGATACCAGAAAGCCTCGAGGGATAATGTTCGAGGCTGCAGAACTCGAATTTGACATGGCTGTTGTTCAAGGAATAGTCAAAGTCCGTATCAAGCTCAGCTGTAAGCGCATGAATGTAGTCGTTGCCAGCCAATTTCTGTTCAACTCACTGGTATTTGATTCGGTACCAAAACGTGTCAGCCTGCGTGCCActttaaaatgcaaatattGTCAACGGTGATATTAGCTTTCAGATTCTAAGGGCAGTGTACACGTCTGTCTCTTTTAACTGCTTTCTTTGCCAGTAGAGtgaaataaattcttaatgacAATGAATTTGGAAATGACTCATTATTGATGACATCTTCCGGCTGTAACCCTAAACCCAAACGAGTGGACGTACACACGATCTAAAATCATCGTAAAGCTACTGATCACTCCTTACTGTGGCAGCTTAGGAGTGGCGTACCTCTTTCTAAATCTGCAAGttgcacccaacgagcaaattaagccaaaagcctttgagagacgtTTCTAGgttccttgtaatgtataaagactgtctaaagagatgtttttatcacctagaagaatttaaTCTGTttggatatcttagctgaaaattgaagtgtccgaaaactATAGAGAATGTCCTATGatctcttcatttcagaaatttctaTTTGAAcactaccttctaagaacttccaaccgaaccatttgctcatccgaaactactagaaaagtgccaaaaattgcaaaaataccccTTCCGAAAACGAAAGCCTGAGGGACTACTTTTCCGTGGTTGccaatcttttaggtgatgttttagtaaagaaatctgtagctatCTGGCAACGtaaaacagtttgactctcccgaacacatatttcaccgaagattatcgttgggtgcccttaaATCCGTCACGGTTAATCCAGGGACAGGTCGTATTTTTAGCTTAGAGGTCAAGAGAGGACAACAAAATTACAGCCAGGAAGATTTCCCCTAAATAGAGGCAATGCATGGCCCGGACAACAAACTGCAAATAAGCCGCAATATAAACAGAAATTGAAGATAAGTGAAACAAAACCCGCCGACATCACATGAATCCTCAAACAGTGTAATAAGCGTAACGTCACTGTAACGTAACATATCTTTTCCGCTTCATCGTCAGGAAATTAACTCTCACTTTCGTCACTAATGTATCGGTCAACAAAATTTATGTATAATCCGTTTAGATTAAAAGCGGGAAAAAGTCAACGACTTGCGTGAGTTTCacaaagacattttttttttcttttggcatGGGCTACTGCCTGAGGTTTATGCTACAGTTTGCGAATAAAATCTCTTTTCTCAACTGCTTACAAAGGAGTTTAGTAATTTTTGAACAAACAGGCGGAAACACAGAGGACGTTGAAGACTTTCGCGAGACGTCACCCACTGTTATTGATCACGGTCCGGCCAACCAGAGGTTAATTGTCGGTAAAAACAGTTACTTCATTTGTCTCGTGTTTGTCAAattcgaaaataaaaaaaaaattagacgCCAATGCTTGTAAACAGTGCAGTGCCTTTTTGTTCAAGAAAGGTAAGATACGGCATTTGTTCGTGAATTACTTTGACAATCTCGCAACGTCCATTACGACAATTCTTGCATTTATGCCTTTCGCCTTTGTGAAAAAAAGACCCTCTTTCAAGGACTACTCATTTACTTTAATGCCTTGACTGACAGGTTATTTCCTGATAATGAAGGGTAGAAAGTATTGATTAACCGTAGTAAAAGACGAtcgaaaattaaaaattattttaaaaaggcGAAattacaaatgtcacaaaagaGGATTCTACTGAAAAT
This portion of the Montipora capricornis isolate CH-2021 chromosome 11, ASM3666992v2, whole genome shotgun sequence genome encodes:
- the LOC138022867 gene encoding adenosine receptor A1-like; this translates as MSNSSSAASNIIPRGFLVSQIILSFLLATPAVFSNVILLYTIHRRKLWRMTATLLVVNLSVSDFLTGLVTGCGSLYYDINLFLGRTREELSGSRLVITFAAVVTNIVASCTISVMAFDRLFAVSSPLRYKMRVTPKKIKVFIAVIWIYSFLFSSLAMVLPQNVFVLLYCHLHVTLPILVLSAVYWRTYYALRSHNEQVRNISGRSDEQMTVVHRERERRMISAFLIVLILFYVTFAPQYIAQNMLVAQPSFALRESFRFFLYVANKFLLVNCSLNPFVYAWRIPRYRKAFREEFRKCRCRKKRQYNVSDAFQIIMQVSSTESDPTQGSSS